A portion of the Roseibium salinum genome contains these proteins:
- a CDS encoding sugar ABC transporter ATP-binding protein, translating into MTAPSHKIGLSVRGATKVYPGTRALKEVDFDVHLGAVNVLVGENGAGKSTLMKVIAGVEQLTSGEILMDGQSVSFPDTRAAAAHGIGIVFQELNLFPNMTVADNIFIGREKTRASIDIAAQDQKKEAADLLKRLEHDISPDALVSDLRIGEQQIVEIARALAQDARILIMDEPTSALSAAEVEILFRVIDDLKKRGVGIVYISHRLEELIRIGDYITVLRDGMRTGARSMEGVDVAWIVQNMIGAATKDFAKSVEHEFGDEVFRSEDVCLVGKTGKFVVDHVSLSLRAGEIVGIYGLMGAGRSEFFECIMAQHPGCSGSFFVEGKRLDEPDVAGRISRGLALIPEDRKTEGLVQILPVRENMSLSSLTKFVKGIHLSLRQERETVGKFVRDLTIKIASMENPVSSLSGGNQQKVVIGKALMTSPKVLLMDEPSRGIDIGAKAEVFRTMRRLAADGLGILFVTSDLEEVMSLSDRIIVMSNGRITGEFDGTDATEEQIIAASAIGHAPTGKTGYTNGRKQG; encoded by the coding sequence ATGACCGCGCCCAGTCACAAGATCGGATTGTCCGTGCGGGGCGCAACGAAGGTCTATCCCGGCACCCGGGCGCTGAAGGAGGTCGATTTCGATGTCCACCTGGGGGCCGTCAATGTGCTCGTCGGCGAGAATGGTGCAGGCAAATCGACGCTGATGAAGGTGATCGCCGGCGTGGAGCAACTGACATCGGGCGAGATCCTGATGGATGGCCAGAGCGTGTCCTTTCCCGATACCCGCGCCGCAGCAGCCCATGGCATCGGCATCGTGTTTCAGGAACTGAACCTGTTTCCCAACATGACCGTCGCCGACAACATTTTCATTGGCCGGGAGAAAACCCGTGCCAGCATCGACATTGCCGCCCAGGATCAGAAGAAGGAGGCCGCCGACCTGCTGAAGCGGCTGGAACACGATATTTCCCCCGATGCGCTGGTGTCCGACCTGCGCATAGGTGAACAGCAGATCGTCGAGATTGCCAGGGCGCTTGCCCAGGATGCCCGTATCCTGATCATGGACGAGCCGACTTCGGCACTGAGCGCGGCGGAAGTCGAAATACTTTTCAGGGTGATCGACGACTTGAAGAAGCGCGGCGTCGGGATCGTCTACATTTCGCATCGGCTGGAAGAATTGATCCGCATTGGCGACTACATCACGGTCCTGAGGGACGGAATGCGCACGGGTGCGCGGTCGATGGAGGGAGTCGATGTCGCCTGGATCGTGCAGAACATGATCGGCGCGGCGACGAAGGATTTTGCAAAATCGGTCGAGCACGAATTCGGCGACGAGGTCTTCCGAAGCGAAGATGTTTGCCTTGTCGGCAAGACCGGCAAGTTTGTCGTCGATCACGTCTCGCTTTCCCTGCGCGCCGGCGAGATTGTCGGCATTTACGGCCTTATGGGCGCCGGACGTTCCGAATTCTTCGAATGCATCATGGCGCAACATCCTGGTTGCAGCGGCTCGTTCTTTGTCGAGGGCAAGCGTCTCGATGAGCCGGACGTTGCGGGGCGGATTTCCCGGGGGCTTGCGCTCATTCCCGAAGACCGCAAGACGGAAGGGCTCGTGCAGATCCTACCCGTTCGGGAAAACATGTCGCTCTCGAGCCTGACGAAATTCGTGAAAGGCATCCATCTCAGCCTCAGGCAGGAGCGGGAAACGGTCGGCAAGTTCGTGCGGGATCTCACCATCAAGATCGCGAGCATGGAAAACCCCGTCAGTTCCTTGTCCGGAGGCAACCAGCAGAAGGTGGTCATCGGCAAGGCGCTGATGACGTCGCCGAAGGTGCTTCTGATGGACGAACCCAGCCGCGGCATCGATATCGGCGCCAAGGCGGAAGTCTTCCGCACCATGCGCCGGCTGGCGGCCGACGGGCTGGGCATTCTCTTCGTCACCTCGGATCTTGAAGAGGTCATGTCGCTGTCCGACCGAATTATCGTCATGTCCAACGGACGCATCACCGGCGAGTTCGACGGAACCGACGCGACTGAAGAACAAATCATCGCGGCATCGGCGATCGGCCATGCACCGACCGGGAAAACCGGTTACACGAATGGGAGGAAACAAGGATGA
- a CDS encoding DUF2291 family protein: protein MIRGSTPPICLAMIAAVGLGGCKLEKNDIVAQEQGQKVVSSQPGGDMNTLVAEIWESQVVPHLEQTATDMKTLAAAIKKDLQAAGEAQGYRPTSEGSPWNFAARMNGRIVAAKTDTRAATADVDVNGDGEADVTLQLGPVIRGTALRDILPFVDFSSFTDQIEFAHLSRALNARAYEAALEDLPRDNLVGQKVRATGAFTVRGDGPPFLVTPISVEVGEQ from the coding sequence GTGATACGCGGCTCCACTCCGCCAATTTGCCTGGCCATGATTGCGGCCGTCGGCCTTGGCGGATGCAAACTGGAAAAGAACGACATCGTTGCGCAGGAGCAGGGACAGAAGGTTGTCTCCAGTCAGCCGGGCGGTGACATGAACACGCTTGTGGCGGAGATCTGGGAGAGCCAGGTCGTGCCCCACCTTGAGCAAACCGCGACGGACATGAAGACGCTCGCCGCCGCGATCAAGAAGGATCTGCAGGCCGCCGGAGAGGCACAAGGGTACCGGCCGACCAGCGAGGGCAGCCCGTGGAACTTTGCCGCAAGGATGAACGGCAGGATCGTGGCCGCAAAGACGGACACCCGGGCAGCCACCGCCGATGTGGATGTGAACGGGGACGGGGAAGCGGATGTGACCTTGCAGCTTGGCCCGGTCATCCGCGGCACCGCGCTCAGGGACATACTGCCATTCGTCGACTTTTCCTCCTTTACCGATCAGATCGAGTTTGCTCACCTGTCGCGCGCCCTGAACGCGCGCGCCTATGAGGCCGCGCTCGAGGACCTTCCGCGCGATAACCTCGTGGGGCAGAAGGTGCGGGCGACAGGAGCCTTCACCGTCCGCGGTGACGGGCCGCCCTTCCTGGTAACGCCCATTTCAGTCGAGGTCGGCGAGCAATGA
- a CDS encoding D-ribose ABC transporter substrate-binding protein, whose translation MKFTRRILLAGAALAVTLAAPASASAADLIAIITPSHDNPFFKAEAEGAQKRAEELGYDTLVLVHDDDPNKQSELFDTAIARGAKAIILDNAGADATVAPVRRAKEAGIPSFLIDREIKETGIAVSQIVSNNYQGAQLGAEEFVRLMGEEGKYAELLGREADTNAGIRSAGYHDVIDQYPDLKMVAQQSANWSQTEAYEKMETILQANPEIKGVISGNDTMAMGAWSALKAAGRTDVIVVGFDGSNDVRDSILEGGIKATVLQPAYRQAELAVEQADQYLKTGSTGQEEKQLMDCILITSANAGDLETFSLK comes from the coding sequence ATGAAATTTACCCGCAGAATCCTGCTCGCCGGGGCCGCTCTTGCGGTCACCCTCGCCGCGCCTGCATCGGCATCCGCTGCCGACCTGATTGCAATCATCACGCCGTCTCATGACAATCCCTTCTTCAAGGCCGAAGCCGAGGGTGCCCAGAAGCGGGCCGAGGAACTTGGCTATGACACCCTTGTGCTGGTCCACGACGATGATCCGAACAAGCAGAGTGAGCTGTTCGATACGGCGATCGCGCGCGGAGCGAAGGCCATTATTCTCGACAATGCCGGGGCGGATGCCACGGTCGCGCCGGTACGCCGGGCAAAGGAAGCCGGTATCCCGTCATTTCTGATCGATCGGGAAATCAAGGAAACCGGGATTGCGGTGTCTCAGATCGTCTCGAACAACTATCAGGGCGCTCAGCTTGGTGCCGAGGAGTTTGTCCGTCTGATGGGGGAAGAGGGCAAATACGCTGAACTCCTGGGACGCGAGGCCGATACGAATGCCGGTATCCGCTCCGCCGGCTATCACGACGTGATCGACCAGTACCCGGATCTTAAAATGGTTGCCCAACAGTCTGCGAACTGGAGCCAGACAGAAGCCTACGAGAAAATGGAGACCATCCTGCAGGCCAACCCGGAGATCAAGGGAGTCATCTCCGGAAACGACACCATGGCCATGGGAGCCTGGTCCGCTCTGAAAGCCGCGGGACGGACCGATGTCATCGTCGTCGGTTTCGACGGCAGCAACGATGTCCGCGACTCGATCCTCGAGGGCGGCATCAAGGCAACGGTTCTCCAGCCGGCTTACCGTCAGGCTGAACTCGCCGTGGAGCAGGCCGATCAGTACCTGAAGACCGGTTCCACGGGCCAGGAGGAGAAGCAGTTGATGGACTGCATCCTGATAACCTCCGCCAATGCCGGCGATCTGGAAACCTTTTCCCTGAAATAA
- a CDS encoding phosphogluconate dehydrogenase C-terminal domain-containing protein — MKIALIGAGGKMGVRLSRNLKGSRYDVAHVEVSTVGRNRLKSEVGADCVDLDEALNGSRAVILAVPDTAIGNVSRAIIDKLAPGTIMIALDAAAPFAGHFPERDDVTYFVTHPCHPPIFNDETELPSKRDYFGGIAAKQAIVSALMQGPEDDFEIGEEIAKTIFQPILRSHRVTVEQMALLEPGLSETVCATLLVVMKEAMDEVVRQGVDRQAARDFLLGHLNILGAVVMEEIDGVFSDACNKAISNGKTRLMRDDWIGVFSPEEIKESIRQIT; from the coding sequence ATGAAAATCGCACTCATCGGCGCGGGAGGAAAAATGGGGGTGCGTCTCTCCCGCAATCTCAAAGGCTCCCGTTATGACGTTGCGCACGTCGAAGTAAGCACCGTCGGCAGAAATCGGCTCAAGTCGGAAGTCGGTGCGGACTGTGTCGACCTGGACGAGGCCTTGAACGGCTCCCGCGCGGTTATTCTGGCGGTCCCGGATACGGCAATCGGCAACGTTTCCCGTGCCATCATCGACAAGCTCGCGCCGGGAACGATCATGATCGCCCTTGACGCGGCTGCACCGTTTGCAGGGCATTTTCCCGAACGGGACGACGTGACGTATTTCGTCACACACCCTTGCCATCCGCCGATCTTCAACGACGAAACCGAACTGCCTTCCAAACGCGATTATTTTGGCGGAATTGCCGCGAAGCAGGCGATCGTCAGCGCGCTGATGCAGGGTCCGGAAGACGATTTTGAAATCGGCGAGGAAATCGCAAAGACCATTTTCCAGCCGATCCTTCGGTCGCACCGCGTCACCGTCGAGCAGATGGCTCTTCTGGAGCCCGGACTGTCCGAGACGGTCTGCGCAACACTGCTCGTGGTCATGAAAGAGGCAATGGACGAAGTCGTGCGCCAGGGCGTCGATCGCCAGGCCGCGCGGGATTTTCTGCTTGGGCATCTGAACATTCTCGGTGCTGTCGTGATGGAAGAGATCGACGGCGTCTTCTCGGATGCCTGCAACAAGGCGATCAGCAACGGAAAAACACGCCTGATGCGTGACGACTGGATCGGAGTGTTCAGCCCGGAGGAAATCAAGGAAAGCATCCGGCAGATCACCTGA
- a CDS encoding RuBisCO large subunit C-terminal-like domain-containing protein: MATVAGNLFELAEISALRLTDIQLPEAFADTYPGPAYGPGGTLQLAGVNDRPMIGTIIKPSVGLSPDDTAALVDQLIEGGIDFIKDDELQANGPHCPFEERVREVMRVINRHAERTGRKVMYAFNITGELDEMRRNADLVESAGGTCVMVSLFSLGLAGLSAIRSHVRLPLHCHRNGWGIYSRSPDIGINFPVWQKLWRLAGADHLHVNGLSNKFTETDETVVQSARSLGQPISATHGYQAMPVFSSGQTAVQMAPSLAAIGHTDFIYCAGGGIMGHPGGVAGGVASLRQAAEAAASGIPADEYALDHKELAEALSHFRAPDEPQGKR; this comes from the coding sequence TTGGCAACCGTTGCGGGCAACCTTTTTGAACTGGCCGAGATATCGGCTCTTCGTCTCACGGACATCCAACTTCCGGAGGCTTTCGCAGACACTTATCCCGGTCCCGCTTACGGGCCGGGCGGCACTCTGCAGCTCGCCGGCGTGAACGATCGGCCCATGATCGGCACGATCATCAAGCCGAGTGTCGGGCTCTCCCCCGACGACACCGCGGCCCTGGTCGACCAACTGATTGAAGGAGGGATCGACTTCATCAAGGACGATGAACTGCAGGCGAACGGTCCGCACTGCCCGTTCGAGGAACGGGTACGGGAAGTCATGCGTGTCATCAACAGGCACGCCGAGCGTACCGGCAGGAAAGTCATGTACGCTTTCAACATCACCGGCGAGCTCGACGAGATGCGGCGCAACGCCGACCTCGTCGAAAGCGCCGGCGGGACGTGCGTCATGGTGAGCCTTTTCTCCCTGGGGCTTGCCGGCCTCTCGGCGATACGCAGTCACGTCCGGCTGCCGCTTCACTGCCACCGCAATGGCTGGGGGATCTATTCGAGATCGCCCGACATCGGCATAAACTTCCCCGTCTGGCAGAAATTATGGCGCCTTGCCGGTGCCGATCATCTGCACGTCAACGGACTTTCGAACAAGTTCACCGAGACCGACGAAACCGTCGTGCAGAGTGCCAGGTCGCTCGGCCAGCCGATATCCGCCACTCATGGCTATCAGGCAATGCCGGTGTTTTCCTCCGGTCAGACTGCCGTCCAGATGGCGCCGTCCCTCGCCGCCATCGGCCACACGGATTTCATATATTGCGCCGGCGGCGGGATCATGGGTCATCCGGGTGGCGTGGCCGGTGGCGTGGCCAGTCTCAGGCAGGCCGCGGAGGCTGCCGCAAGTGGCATTCCGGCGGACGAATATGCGCTGGACCATAAAGAGCTTGCCGAAGCGCTGTCGCACTTCCGCGCGCCGGACGAACCGCAGGGAAAACGATGA
- a CDS encoding four-carbon acid sugar kinase family protein, translating into MTADMLLSYYGDDFTGSTDVMEALATGGVETVLFTCVPNDDQRRQFRQCRAIGLAGTSRSQSPEWMSDHLPEIFAWLRALDARFCHYKVCSTFDSAPHKGSIGRALEIGLATFNQRHGTIVVGAPQLRRYTYFGTLFAAYQDRVYRIDKHPVMSRHPATPMDEADLVSHLGRQTRLPVTCLTPEDMADHLAGEPCLKFADPQASVLIDVFDTGSQQAAGDMLDEKREILGPFVAGSSGVEYALLSAWRKQGLVSSKVQPAAPLGSQPRIAVVSGSCSPTTGRQIEHAMNNGFCGIKVDFAALAGGIGLDEECQSVLERASAALKTGQSPILYTAKGAADSSQASGSLSTDRVGKTLGRLLARLTLEHDLERVAVAGGDTSSHALEELDIFALTLRHAIPETPGSPVCTAHRSGGHPLEIALKGGQIGNDSYLVSLRDGAFGH; encoded by the coding sequence ATGACCGCCGATATGCTTCTTTCCTATTACGGCGACGATTTCACCGGCTCGACCGACGTCATGGAAGCCCTGGCCACCGGCGGTGTCGAAACCGTGCTCTTCACGTGCGTTCCCAACGATGACCAGCGGCGGCAGTTCCGGCAGTGCAGGGCGATCGGCCTGGCCGGAACGAGCCGCAGCCAGTCGCCGGAGTGGATGTCGGACCATCTACCGGAAATCTTCGCCTGGCTAAGGGCGCTCGACGCGCGTTTCTGCCACTACAAGGTCTGTTCGACCTTCGACAGCGCTCCGCACAAGGGGTCGATCGGCAGAGCACTTGAAATAGGACTGGCCACCTTCAATCAACGTCATGGGACGATTGTCGTCGGAGCTCCGCAACTGCGCCGGTACACCTATTTCGGCACCTTATTTGCCGCCTACCAGGATCGCGTCTACCGGATCGACAAACATCCGGTGATGAGCAGACATCCGGCGACGCCCATGGATGAAGCGGATCTCGTTTCGCATCTCGGCCGGCAGACGCGTTTACCCGTCACCTGCCTGACGCCGGAAGACATGGCAGACCATCTGGCGGGAGAACCGTGCCTCAAGTTCGCAGACCCTCAGGCTAGCGTCCTGATCGATGTATTCGATACCGGCTCTCAACAAGCAGCGGGAGACATGCTTGACGAGAAAAGAGAAATCCTTGGTCCGTTTGTCGCCGGCTCATCAGGAGTGGAATATGCTCTCCTGAGCGCCTGGCGCAAACAAGGACTGGTTTCTTCTAAAGTGCAACCAGCCGCGCCCCTGGGCTCGCAGCCTCGCATCGCCGTCGTATCGGGAAGCTGTTCGCCAACGACCGGCCGTCAGATCGAACATGCGATGAATAATGGTTTCTGCGGCATCAAGGTGGATTTTGCAGCGCTTGCCGGCGGGATAGGCTTGGACGAGGAATGCCAAAGCGTCCTTGAACGCGCATCGGCTGCTCTCAAGACGGGTCAAAGCCCGATACTTTATACAGCTAAGGGCGCGGCGGATTCATCACAGGCCAGTGGCTCGCTTTCCACGGACCGGGTCGGCAAGACCCTTGGACGCCTGCTCGCGAGACTGACGCTCGAACACGACCTGGAACGAGTCGCGGTAGCCGGCGGCGATACGTCCAGCCATGCCCTTGAGGAACTGGACATATTCGCCCTCACACTTCGCCATGCCATCCCCGAGACGCCGGGCTCGCCTGTCTGTACGGCACACAGGTCTGGAGGACATCCGCTGGAAATCGCGTTGAAAGGCGGCCAGATCGGCAACGACAGCTACCTGGTGAGCCTCAGAGATGGGGCTTTCGGACACTGA
- a CDS encoding sensor domain-containing diguanylate cyclase, producing the protein MQLDIFTLLLILGTGCIFLGMVLLLAWLQNRSEDGLLWWSVSLFLRTPAFALILLRERIPDWLSIDVALALLLLGAGVSWAAARRQSCRPVNLVAVAAPAVLWLMAGRFPEIHSSLGNRVAFVSAELSVCALAIAWEFRRQSRTMGRLRAAMAAVFLLSGLVHAARAVYAAVHPIPEMLPDIGNLVASSLYVYLLILFAGGVIAVSFYWEQLVSSLKYEADYDSLTNVLNRRAFEARAENLLRPGARRQAPIALLVFDLDHFKSVNDRFGHSGGDTVLCGFCALVQGQLRNVDLFARIGGEEFAALLPNVGRQESGRVAEQLRRAVAELQIDRPGGPVSVTVSIGVAVADTAGVRLDELMTRADAALYDAKTRGRNRVRSAGQARADQASFPPPGARRAEQLAG; encoded by the coding sequence ATGCAGTTGGATATCTTCACCTTGCTTCTGATCCTTGGAACAGGGTGCATCTTTCTCGGCATGGTTCTGCTGCTGGCCTGGCTGCAGAACCGTTCCGAGGACGGGCTGCTGTGGTGGAGCGTCAGCCTGTTCCTGCGCACGCCGGCCTTCGCGCTCATCCTGTTGCGCGAAAGAATTCCGGACTGGCTGTCGATCGACGTCGCGCTTGCCCTGCTGCTTCTGGGAGCGGGGGTCTCCTGGGCTGCCGCGCGGCGCCAATCCTGCCGGCCCGTCAACCTGGTCGCCGTCGCCGCCCCGGCGGTGCTCTGGCTGATGGCAGGCCGGTTTCCCGAAATCCATTCCAGCCTTGGCAACCGCGTAGCATTCGTCTCCGCGGAGCTTTCCGTCTGTGCGCTGGCAATTGCCTGGGAATTCCGCCGCCAGTCCCGCACCATGGGCCGGTTGCGTGCCGCCATGGCGGCGGTGTTTCTCCTCTCCGGCCTCGTTCATGCCGCCCGCGCGGTCTATGCGGCGGTTCACCCGATACCGGAGATGTTGCCGGACATCGGCAACCTTGTGGCCTCCTCCTTGTATGTTTATCTGCTGATCCTTTTCGCCGGCGGCGTCATTGCGGTCAGCTTCTATTGGGAGCAGCTGGTGAGCTCCCTCAAATACGAGGCTGACTACGATTCCCTGACCAATGTGCTCAACCGCCGGGCTTTCGAGGCGCGGGCGGAGAATCTGCTTCGTCCCGGCGCGCGCCGTCAGGCGCCGATCGCCTTGCTGGTGTTCGATCTGGATCACTTCAAGTCGGTCAACGATCGCTTCGGCCATTCAGGCGGCGACACGGTGCTTTGCGGGTTCTGCGCGCTCGTCCAGGGCCAACTGCGCAATGTGGACCTGTTCGCCCGGATCGGCGGCGAGGAATTCGCGGCGCTGCTACCGAACGTCGGTCGTCAGGAATCGGGCCGCGTCGCCGAGCAATTGCGCCGGGCCGTGGCGGAACTTCAAATCGACCGCCCCGGCGGCCCGGTATCGGTCACGGTCAGCATCGGCGTCGCTGTCGCCGATACCGCGGGTGTCCGCCTCGATGAACTGATGACCCGTGCCGACGCAGCCCTCTATGATGCCAAGACCAGGGGGCGGAACCGGGTGCGCAGCGCCGGACAGGCTCGCGCAGATCAGGCATCCTTCCCGCCACCGGGTGCCCGCCGCGCCGAACAACTGGCCGGATGA
- a CDS encoding RidA family protein: MSDIKRLEIGPRMSQAVIHGGLVWLAGQVGNAGDSVADQTRTILERVDALLAQAGSDKSRILQTTIWLDDMKDFAEMNAVWDAWVDPSNPPARATGESKLATPEYKVEIIVVAAVS, from the coding sequence ATGTCCGACATCAAGCGGCTGGAAATCGGTCCGCGCATGAGCCAGGCGGTCATCCATGGCGGTCTCGTCTGGCTTGCCGGTCAGGTCGGCAATGCGGGCGACAGCGTTGCCGATCAGACCCGGACCATCCTGGAGCGGGTCGACGCCTTGCTCGCCCAAGCCGGCAGCGACAAGTCCCGGATCCTCCAGACGACCATCTGGCTGGACGACATGAAGGATTTCGCCGAGATGAACGCCGTCTGGGATGCCTGGGTGGACCCGTCCAACCCGCCGGCCCGTGCCACCGGAGAATCCAAACTGGCGACGCCGGAATACAAGGTCGAGATCATCGTCGTCGCGGCGGTGAGCTGA
- a CDS encoding NAD(P)/FAD-dependent oxidoreductase — MTGTSDFLIVGGGIAGAGAAARLAPDASVTVLEMEDALGRHATGRSAAIYIRNYGNATLRALNAASEPVLTSPEGICEESLLSPRGEMLIATEDELDDFNKYLNGAEGMEMLTADQAVALFPLLKKEGIAAAAIEREAQDIDVDRLLQGFARLARRHGARFVINAPAQRISRSAGVWRVETPNGVFEAPVLINAAGAWADQIAGLAGVARSGLVPMRRSAAIIPPPDGVDVSGWPLVASASDGWYAKPDAGKLMVSPADEDPVEPHDAWVDDMVLAEGLHRFEQAVTMAVTRVERSWAGLRSFVPDRTPVVGYALDSDGFFWLAGQGGYGVQTAPALSRLVADLCFDRPSELPENVVEALNPARLF; from the coding sequence ATGACCGGGACATCCGACTTCCTGATCGTCGGCGGCGGCATAGCCGGTGCCGGTGCCGCTGCGAGACTGGCGCCGGACGCCAGCGTCACGGTGCTGGAAATGGAGGACGCACTCGGCCGTCACGCCACCGGCCGGTCCGCCGCCATCTATATCCGCAACTACGGCAACGCCACTTTGCGGGCTCTGAATGCGGCCTCCGAACCGGTTCTCACGAGCCCGGAAGGGATCTGCGAGGAAAGCCTGCTGTCGCCGCGCGGCGAAATGCTGATCGCCACCGAGGACGAGCTGGACGACTTCAACAAGTACCTCAACGGCGCGGAAGGCATGGAGATGCTGACGGCAGACCAGGCCGTTGCCCTGTTCCCGCTCTTGAAAAAGGAGGGCATCGCCGCAGCGGCAATCGAGCGGGAGGCCCAGGATATCGATGTCGACCGTCTGCTACAGGGTTTTGCGCGCCTGGCCAGGCGTCACGGAGCCCGCTTCGTGATCAACGCGCCCGCGCAGCGCATCAGCCGGTCCGCCGGGGTCTGGCGCGTCGAAACGCCGAACGGCGTCTTTGAAGCCCCGGTGCTCATCAACGCGGCCGGAGCCTGGGCCGATCAGATCGCCGGGCTTGCGGGGGTGGCGAGGAGCGGCCTGGTTCCCATGCGCCGGTCCGCCGCGATCATTCCGCCTCCCGATGGCGTCGACGTAAGCGGCTGGCCGCTGGTTGCCAGCGCATCGGACGGCTGGTACGCCAAGCCCGACGCGGGCAAGCTGATGGTATCTCCGGCCGATGAAGACCCGGTCGAACCCCATGATGCCTGGGTCGACGACATGGTTCTGGCCGAGGGGCTCCACCGGTTTGAACAGGCCGTCACCATGGCGGTGACGCGGGTGGAGCGCAGTTGGGCGGGGCTTCGCAGCTTTGTGCCGGACCGGACGCCGGTGGTCGGCTATGCACTGGATTCGGATGGCTTTTTCTGGCTTGCCGGGCAAGGCGGCTACGGCGTACAAACGGCGCCGGCCCTGTCCCGGCTCGTTGCGGATCTCTGTTTCGATCGTCCGTCCGAGCTCCCCGAAAACGTGGTCGAAGCCCTCAATCCGGCCCGCCTGTTCTAA
- a CDS encoding histone deacetylase family protein, which translates to MRAILDDRQRAHDPKHFMANGARLANPEQPRRIEVLKAGAEAAGCRFEAPQDHGLGPIAALHSAEYLVFLQTIHERWSRIEGASDEVIPNIHPDRRTASYPRSAVGQAGFHQADTSCPIAAGTWQAAYWSAQSAIEGADLLSSGEQAAYVLSRPPGHHAFADLAGGFCFLNNSGIAAERLLRAGKRPAILDVDVHHGNGTQGIFYERADVLTVSLHADPERFYPFFWGHGAERGEGAGRGCNLNLPLARGTGDDDYLNTLRTAFEHIRAFGTDVLIVALGLDAYEKDPLKGLAVTTPGFNRIGSAIAKLGLPTLLVQEGGYLSDELGQNLTSFLRGFQDA; encoded by the coding sequence ATGAGAGCCATTCTTGACGATCGCCAGCGGGCGCATGATCCCAAGCACTTCATGGCCAACGGCGCCCGTCTGGCCAATCCGGAACAGCCCCGGCGGATCGAGGTCCTCAAGGCCGGCGCGGAAGCGGCCGGTTGCCGCTTCGAGGCACCGCAGGATCACGGCCTCGGTCCGATCGCGGCGCTGCATTCGGCCGAATACCTGGTCTTCCTGCAGACCATTCACGAACGCTGGAGCCGCATAGAGGGGGCCTCTGACGAGGTCATCCCGAACATTCATCCGGACCGGCGCACGGCAAGCTATCCGCGCTCCGCCGTCGGCCAGGCGGGCTTCCATCAGGCCGATACGAGCTGTCCGATCGCGGCGGGCACCTGGCAGGCCGCCTACTGGTCCGCACAGAGCGCCATCGAGGGCGCGGATCTGCTTTCCTCGGGCGAACAGGCCGCCTACGTGCTTTCCCGGCCGCCCGGCCACCATGCCTTCGCGGACCTCGCCGGTGGGTTCTGCTTCCTGAACAATTCGGGCATTGCGGCGGAGCGGCTGCTGCGGGCCGGAAAACGTCCCGCCATCCTCGATGTCGATGTCCATCACGGCAACGGCACGCAAGGCATCTTCTACGAGCGCGCCGACGTCCTGACGGTCTCGCTGCACGCCGACCCGGAGCGGTTCTATCCGTTCTTCTGGGGACACGGGGCTGAGCGCGGCGAGGGGGCCGGGCGCGGCTGCAATCTCAATCTGCCTTTGGCGAGGGGAACGGGCGACGACGACTATCTGAACACCCTGCGGACCGCCTTCGAGCATATCCGCGCCTTCGGCACCGACGTCCTGATCGTCGCCCTCGGCCTCGACGCATATGAAAAGGATCCTCTGAAGGGCCTGGCCGTCACCACGCCCGGCTTCAACCGGATCGGATCCGCCATCGCGAAACTCGGTCTGCCGACATTGCTTGTTCAGGAAGGCGGCTATCTCTCCGACGAACTCGGCCAGAACCTCACCAGCTTCTTGAGAGGGTTTCAGGACGCATGA
- a CDS encoding GNAT family N-acetyltransferase, whose translation MSGIRIKRAERADAERLHEALTQLSRELGDTHVASLDDILRHGFSDSPAFFALVASRQGDGRTLGVLLASPVFSTTRGGAGLYVSDLWVAGEARGASLGERLLAAAPDHAPKSWTVTFLKLAVYQDNPRARGFYERLGFRPREGETVFDLEEPELQNLRKRS comes from the coding sequence ATGAGCGGCATTCGGATCAAACGGGCGGAGCGTGCGGACGCCGAAAGGCTCCACGAGGCCCTGACGCAGCTCTCACGGGAGCTGGGCGACACGCATGTGGCCAGCCTGGACGACATCCTGCGCCACGGCTTTTCGGACAGTCCCGCCTTTTTCGCCCTTGTCGCATCCCGGCAAGGCGACGGCCGGACCCTCGGCGTGTTGCTGGCCTCTCCCGTCTTTTCGACGACACGCGGCGGCGCGGGACTTTATGTGTCGGATCTCTGGGTGGCAGGGGAGGCGCGCGGGGCGAGCCTCGGCGAGCGGCTGCTGGCGGCCGCTCCCGATCATGCCCCGAAGAGCTGGACCGTCACCTTCCTGAAGCTTGCCGTCTATCAGGACAATCCCCGGGCACGCGGGTTCTACGAGCGGCTGGGATTCCGGCCCCGCGAAGGCGAGACCGTCTTCGACCTCGAGGAACCAGAGCTGCAAAATTTGAGGAAACGCTCATGA